The window AATAAGTATCAGCACCTTTGCAGTAAATAACCTTGTTGCGTCTTTGAAACTTCCGGGTAAAGAGCCTTTCGCTGTTTTTAAACCCGGGAAAGAATATTTTGAGTTTGACATTTTTTTAAACAATACCCTTCTTATGAGCAGGGGGTTGCAGTTTTCAAATGGAATGCTTTCAAAAGAAATCGAAAACACCATCACTATATTCTCTTCCGAAAACTCAGGCTTAAAGATAGACAGGGTTTTATCCCTTAACTACCTGGCTGGTTTTGATATAGAAAAACCCGGTTCTGAGCTTAAACTTGAAACCTTTAATTCTACTGTATTAAAGGAAATTGAAGGATTATCTATAGCGCCTGAAATCTTGCCTGAAGAACTGAATAAATGCCTGCTGCCGGTTGGCCTTATCATTGAGCCGCTTATTTATAGGCAAAGCTCAAAGCACGAGCCTTCTCTTGAGCAAACCCCGGCTCTTACCCGCAGGCCTGCCGAACCCCATAAACCAAACTTTCTTCCTGAAGAAATTAAAGATGGCATAATTAAGAAAAGAAAAAATAAAGCCTATTCCGCCTTTGCAGCTATCGCGGCAGGAGTTGCTGTAATTTTTTCCCTTGTTTATGGATTAACAGTTTACAGGAATGCTTCATCTGAAAGACAAATGGCAAAGATGATAGAACAACACAAGCCTGAACTGCAAAACCTTAAGAAAATAAATGATACCCTGGCTTTGATAACCAGGTTCAAAGGCAAAAACCCGGGAGCGCTGGCGGTTTTAAAAGAAATAAGCGCTGGCCTTCCTTCAGGCATTTATATTCGAAATTTCCAGTATGACTTGAGCCAGAACACTGTAACGCTTGATGCCAGGGCAGGGTCGTATGCTGCCAGCTCTAAAGCTATAACTGAGCTTTCTAAACTAAAATGCTTTTCTCAGGTTTCAAACAAGGGAGCCCACGCAGTGAAAATAGGAGAAACCGGCCTTGTGGATTTTGAAGTAACCTGTGTTATGAACGATACTGAGAGCTTGAATTAAAAGGTTAAAATGAAGAACAGCGAATTGATACTTCTATTTATAGCGGTTTTTGCAGGGCTTGGCTCTGTTGGCTATATCTATATCTTAGAACCTGTGTTTAACACCGCAGCCTTGACAGGTGACGTTGCTTCAAGATACAAGGAATACGCTGCGCTCCTTGAAAAAAAGAATGAGCTTGAGGCAAAAGCAAAACA of the Candidatus Liberimonas magnetica genome contains:
- the pilM gene encoding pilus assembly protein PilM, which codes for MAPLTTSIEINPEKINLVQARINSKAVLLTACEEASFEIPGGLVPSLKKLSEKYNICKSQLVTFIPRHQVFLKKITIPPGSPREIKSMLRFEAEKHLPFPAEDAVIDFFSVLQDKAGSLPLSETSNNIIFLAAVKKSTVETLLAVFAAAGLMPDEISISTFAVNNLVASLKLPGKEPFAVFKPGKEYFEFDIFLNNTLLMSRGLQFSNGMLSKEIENTITIFSSENSGLKIDRVLSLNYLAGFDIEKPGSELKLETFNSTVLKEIEGLSIAPEILPEELNKCLLPVGLIIEPLIYRQSSKHEPSLEQTPALTRRPAEPHKPNFLPEEIKDGIIKKRKNKAYSAFAAIAAGVAVIFSLVYGLTVYRNASSERQMAKMIEQHKPELQNLKKINDTLALITRFKGKNPGALAVLKEISAGLPSGIYIRNFQYDLSQNTVTLDARAGSYAASSKAITELSKLKCFSQVSNKGAHAVKIGETGLVDFEVTCVMNDTESLN